In Rutidosis leptorrhynchoides isolate AG116_Rl617_1_P2 chromosome 6, CSIRO_AGI_Rlap_v1, whole genome shotgun sequence, the DNA window CTAAATCTTCAtccaaaccctaaacctaaccctagttTCTCACCATATTTTTCTTCAACCTTATCATCCACTTCAACAAAGCTACCTCCTTTGATATCCACATCGCAATCGACTACGCACTCGTCGTATCGTTTAGGTGGTGGAAATTTAACCATGATGAAATCTCAAGCACCCCCTTTTGGGATTTGTAAGTTTGATGATTTTTCAAGTGAAAAGAACCGTAAAATCGCCAAGAAATCGGATAATATTGTTAGGTTGAATCTAGAGATTGGTTTACTTGGTGAATCAAAATCAGAAGATTTGGACTTGGAACTTCGACTCGGTTGCTCTTAGATAGATCACTTTTGAAGTTcggaatcataatcataatttgatTAATTATTAAGTATTTTTTTGTTAACTTTTAAGTCGATCTTGATCATCATCATTAAAGAAGTGAAGATGGAGCTGTGACAGGTTTCATAATCTTGtttttattttgattttaattttaattttaatatgatAAGATTGTGTTTATTAGTAGTAATTTGCAGCTTAATTATGATCTTCTCCCATGGCTGTGAATTGTGAAACATACAGATTGTCTCATATGTATTTGAGGGTAAGAATTTGCATGATGATGTACTAGTGTACCCTCACCATATGTTTTAGTATtctttatttatttgtttaaaaaaaagtaaTGAAAAGGTAAAAGCTAGAAAAAGGAGTGACATAGAGAATGGTATTTTTGTCTTTTGAAGTTAAATCTTTCTAATTCAATTATACAATCTATTTCATCCTGAATTATGAAATTAAATATTTCCAAATCTGAGCTAGCATATATCAATTAGTTTCTTAGTAATCATTGCAATATATTTATGATATTCCATGATTGTATTCCAACTGGTATGATATTAATATAAAGAATACGTTTTAGTTTCTTAttacaagtaaaaaaaaaaaaaaaaaaaaaacaaggctAGCCAAAATAGAA includes these proteins:
- the LOC139855137 gene encoding transcriptional regulator SUPERMAN-like; translation: MEQRVVQDQNNTIIGARSTTNGMIKKGSCSWENSTKSSDQEDVGDLLGGFSWPPRSYTCTFCKREFRSAQALGGHMNVHRRDRARLRQMPSSQPNFSSSYTLLNLNLHPNPKPNPSFSPYFSSTLSSTSTKLPPLISTSQSTTHSSYRLGGGNLTMMKSQAPPFGICKFDDFSSEKNRKIAKKSDNIVRLNLEIGLLGESKSEDLDLELRLGCS